The following proteins are encoded in a genomic region of Amyelois transitella isolate CPQ chromosome 14, ilAmyTran1.1, whole genome shotgun sequence:
- the LOC106132277 gene encoding glucose dehydrogenase [FAD, quinone] — translation MKRLKITHLFFLIVVSGSHLKAMEVDSDDEYISIEENIIPEYKSKVESAHRESKVLRPYPLNHKKDENEKSEGNNLDVNRKARFLPFSYPQSPIVDLMMQTVSNNYSPTNARDPFDFLRDSYPLPKGYTSPLEEYDYIIIGAGSAGSVLASRLTEDKPKAMVLVIEAGKPECLLSDIPALTQYLQQTDYIWPYRMEHQSGVCMGSEGQRCYWPRGKAVGGTSVTNYMMYTRGRPQDWNRIAADGNYGWSYDEVLNYYKKSERAELKKYKSSPYHGRDGELTVENVPFKTGLVEAFLEAGRKLGHQTVDYNAPDQLGFGYIQTTTNKGHRMSTAKAFLHPHKRRRNLHILSESRATKILIEPQTKRAYAVEYMRHGIKHTVRCRREVILSAGPVASPQLLMLSGVGPRQNLETLGIPVITDLKVGKTLYDQIAFPGVIFKLNTTNASLLEPKVATLPNLVQWLQFGDGLLTTPGTVEALGYIKTAQSDDPELVPDIELLSLGGSMTVDGGGAFRKGWKISDSTYYPAFGSLTGHDTWSAIPVLLQPKSKGYMELRDTSPFSFPKLYGNYLTDPKDIATLKEAVQYIIRLAQSDAFNKYSPKLHLAEYPNCKSYEAGSDSYWDCAIRTMIISTRHQIATCKMGPPSDPDAVVDPELRVYGVEGLRVVDSSVIPRPICAHTNTPAIMIGEKAADMIKKAWSNVVS, via the exons ATGAAGAGACTAAAAATCACGCATCtcttttttctaattgttGTTTCGGGATCGCATTTGAAAGCCATGGAAGTTGATTCCGATGAtgaatatataagtatagagGAAAACATAATCCCTGAGTATAAATCAAAAGTTGAGAGTGCTCACAGAGAATCGAAGGTTCTTCGGCCATATCCTCTAAATCACAAGaaagatgaaaatgaaaaaagtgaaggaaataatTTGGATGTAAACAGAAAAGCGCGCTTTTTGCCATTTTCTTACCCCCAAAGTCCGATTGTAGATCTTATGATGCAGACAGTGTCCAATAATTATTCGCCCACAAACGCGAGGGATCCATTCGACTTCTTGCGGGATTCTTATCCGTTACCTAAGG GCTATACAAGTCCTTTAGAAGAATATGACTACATTATAATCGGAGCAGGTTCAGCTGGATCAGTTCTAGCATCGCGGCTCACGGAAGACAAACCAAAAGCCATGGTACTGGTCATCGAAGCTGGAAAACCGGAATGTCTCCTTTCGGATATACCGGCTTTAACCCAGTATCTGCAGCAAACAGACTATATTTGGCCGTACAGAATGGAACACCAATCCGGAGTTTGTATGG GAAGTGAAGGACAGCGCTGTTATTGGCCTCGAGGCAAAGCTGTGGGGGGAACTAGTGTTACCAACTACATGATGTACACAAGAGGGCGCCCTCAGGACTGGAATAGAATTGCGGCCGATGGCAATTACGGATG GTCTTATGatgaagttttaaattattacaagaaATCAGAGAGAGCCGAGCTGAAAAAGTACAAAAGCTCTCCTTACCACGGCCGAGATGGCGAACTAACTGTTGAAAACGTTCCatttaa AACTGGACTAGTCGAGGCTTTCTTAGAAGCTGGACGGAAGCTAGGACACCAGACCGTTGATTACAATGCTCCAGATCAACTAGGGTTCGGGTATATACAGACCACCACTAACAAAGGGCATAGAATGAGCACTGCAAAAGCATTCCTTCATCCTCACAAACGGCGGAGAAATCTTCATATACTTTCTGAAAGTAGAGCTACAAAAATTCTTATAGAACCACAGACAAAGAGAGCATACGCCGTAGAATACATGAGACATGGCATCAAACACACCGTGCGCTGTCGAAGAGAAGTCATCTTATCGGCTGGTCCAGTAGCCTCTCCGCAACTGCTTATGCTGTCCGGTGTAGGACCACGACAAAATCTAGAAACCTTAGGCATTCCCGTAATTACTGACCTAAAAGTGGGTAAAACTTTGTACGACCAAATTGCTTTCCCCGGCgttatatttaaactaaataccACAAACGCTAGTCTTCTTGAACCAAAAGTGGCTACGCTACCCAATCTAGTGCAATGGTTACAATTTGGAGATGGTCTTCTTACTACCCCTGGTACTGTAGAAGCGTTAGGATATATAAAAACTGCTCAATCTGATGATCCTGAATTGGTACCAGATATTGAGTTGTTAAGCTTGGGAGGTTCTATGACAGTCGATGGCGGTGGCGCCTTTAGAAAAGGTTGGAAAATCTCTGATAGTACTTATTACCCGGCATTTGGATCTTTAACAGGACATGACACTTGGTCTGCCATACCGGTGCTTTTACAGCCGAAATCAAAAGGATATATGGAACTCCGTGATACAAGTCCATTTTCTTTTCCAAAATTATATGGAAACTATTTGACAGATCCTAAAGATATTGCAACATTAAAAGAGGCAGtgcaatatattattaggCTTGCACAATCAGATGctttcaataaatattctcCAAAACTGCACTTAGCCGAATACCCCAATTGTAAAAGCTATGAGGCTGGATCAGACTCTTATTGGGATTGTGCCATTAGAACAATGATCATATCTACCCGTCACCAAATAGCAACTTGCAAAATGGGACCTCCGTCTGATCCTGATGCAGTTGTCGATCCTGAGCTGAGGGTGTACGGAGTGGAAGGATTGAGAGTTGTAGATTCCAGCGTTATTCCAAGACCGATTTGTGCTCATACGAATACTCCGGCGATAATGATCGGGGAGAAAGCAGCAGATATGATTAAAAAAGCATGGTCGAATGTTGTTAGTTAA